A window from Solanum stenotomum isolate F172 chromosome 7, ASM1918654v1, whole genome shotgun sequence encodes these proteins:
- the LOC125871301 gene encoding GDP-fucose transporter 1 codes for MSAIRSKQYYATSSLVVGYALCSSLLAVINKFAITNFNYPGLLTALQYLTSTLGVWILGKFGFLHHDPFTIENAKKFLPAAFVFYLAIFTNTNLLRHANVDTFIVFRSCTPLLVAVADTAFRKQPCPSKLTYLALVVILGGAFGYVATDSGFNLTAYSWALAYLMTITTEMVYIKHMVTNLGLNTWGFVFYNNLLSLMMAPLFWIITGEYVDVFIAMGSNGKGNLFHPVAFVAVALSCVFGLLISFFGFAARKAISATAFTVTGVVNKFLTVAINVLIWDKHASPFGLGCLLMTIAGGVLYQQSVTGVTSAPPQRDSAVSKQDNGNDHDNYGDSDEEKGMSGTFSSR; via the coding sequence ATGTCTGCAATCAGATCGAAGCAATATTATGCCACTAGCAGTCTCGTTGTTGGCTATGCCTTGTGTTCAAGCTTGCTTGCTGTGATCAACAAGTTCGCCATTACTAATTTCAACTATCCAGGTCTTCTCACTGCATTACAGTACCTAACTTCAACTTTAGGTGTTTGGATTTTGGGCAAATTTGGTTTCTTACATCATGATCCTTTTACAATTGAAAATGCTAAGAAATTCTTGCCTGCTGCATTTGTTTTTTACTTGGCAATCTTTACTAATACTAATCTATTGCGTCATGCCAATGTGGATACGTTTATTGTGTTTAGATCGTGTACGCCTTTACTTGTTGCAGTTGCTGATACTGCTTTTAGGAAGCAGCCATGTCCGTCTAAGTTGACGTATTTGGCATTGGTTGTTATTTTGGGTGGTGCATTTGGGTATGTTGCTACGGATTCAGGGTTTAATTTGACGGCGTATTCATGGGCGTTGGCGTATTTGATGACTATTACGACTGAGATGGTTTATATTAAGCATATGGTTACGAATCTAGGGTTGAATacttggggttttgtgttttatAATAATTTGTTGTCGTTGATGATGGCGCCTTTGTTTTGGATTATTACTGGGGAGTATGTCGATGTGTTTATTGCGATGGGATCGAATGGAAAAGGGAATTTGTTTCATCCTGTTGCGTTTGTGGCGGTGGCGTTGTCGTGTGTGTTTGGATTGCTTATTAGTTTCTTTGGATTTGCTGCGAGGAAGGCGATATCTGCTACTGCTTTTACAGTAACTGGGGTTGTGAATAAGTTTTTGACTGTTGCGATTAATGTTCTTATTTGGGATAAGCATGCTAGTCCGTTTGGTTTAGGGTGTTTGTTGATGACTATTGCGGGAGGGGTTCTTTATCAGCAATCTGTAACTGGTGTTACTAGTGCTCCACCACAACGGgattcagctgtctctaaacagGACAATGGGAATGACCATGACAACTATGGAGATAGTGATGAAGAGAAGGGAATGTCTG